In Apium graveolens cultivar Ventura chromosome 10, ASM990537v1, whole genome shotgun sequence, the following are encoded in one genomic region:
- the LOC141691464 gene encoding uncharacterized protein LOC141691464, translating to MASEFTGFMKDMSSHLEAIAKLMNATQERKIEVVEKKKKLLTEIASLTVAHLQANGKVEVANRIILDGLEKRVECSRNTWVDELLPILWAYRTTCKVTTEATTFMLAYGAEAVVPLEITHGSPRVEEYEPETNEEGMRLGLDLIDEVRDEANARNVKHQRKASLYYNRKVKERFFQ from the exons ATGGCTAGTGAATTTACAGGTTTTATGAAGGATATGAGTAGTCATTTGGAAGCGATTGCGAAATTAATGAATGCAACTCAAGAACGTAAAATAGAGGTGGTTGAGAAAAAAAAGAAGTTACTAACCGAGATTGCTAGTTTAACTG tTGCCCATCTCCAAGCAAATGGGAAAGTAGAAGTCGCTAATcgaatcatccttgatggactcGAGAAGAGGGTTGAATGCTCAAGAAACACTTGGGTGGATGAGCTGCTACCTATACTATGGGCATATCGTACTACTTGCAAAGTTACGACTGAAGCCACCACATTCATGTTGGCCTACGGAGCCGAGGCAGTAGTGCCCCTTGAGATCACCCATGGATCACCGAGGGTTGAAGAATATGAACCTGAAACTAatgaagaaggcatgaggctTGGTCTCGACCTAATTGACGAGGTCCGAGATGAAGCCAATGCTCGTAATGTAAAACATCAGCGCAAAGCCTCCCTCTATTATAATAGGAAGGTTAAAGAGAGGTTCTTCCAGTAA
- the LOC141691463 gene encoding uncharacterized protein LOC141691463, with product MGRIGIHPFKAVSLTYHMILKFATKKNIGEDKRDHKMGRSFYVAAFRPYGTGVDPLDLDNVTYIGASLEKPLRDQLTKLLQENNDVFSWTTADMPGIDPNLITHKLNVDPTQKAVQQKKITYAPNRLEAIKQESEKLLEAGFFEEVQFPEWLVNPVMVKKSNGEWRMGIDFSDLNDACPKAPQDDVKPC from the exons ATGGGGAGAATAGGGATCCACCCATTTAAGGCCGTGTCCTTGACCTATCATATGATACTCAAGTTCGCAACCAAAAAAAATATCGGCGAAGATAAAAGAGATCATAAAATGGGCCGAAGTTTCTATGTAGCAGCATTTAGGCCCTATGGAACTGGGGTAG ACCCACTAGACCTTGATAATGTCACCTACATTGGAGCGTCCTTGGAGAAACCCCTGAGGGACCAATTGACAAAGTTACTACAAGAGAACAATGATGTGTTTTCTTGGACAACGGCTGATATGCCTGGGATCGACCCCAACCTTAtaactcacaagctgaatgtCGATCCAACTCAAAAGGCCGTGCAACAAAAGAAGATAACTTATGCACCAAATAGGCTGGAAGCCATTAAGCAGGAGTCTGAGAAGCTCCTTGAAGCTGGATTTTTCGAGGAAGTACAATTCCCTGAATGGTTAGTTAACCCTGTGATGGTCAAGAAATCCAATGGGGAGTGGAGGATGGGCATCGACTTTAGTGACCTCAACGATGCATGCCCTaaggcaccacaagatgatgttaaaccctgCTAA